Part of the Leishmania infantum JPCM5 genome chromosome 34 genome, ACCGCGCTACCATGCTGTGACACCGCtgatgagggagagagggtgtgTGCTACCGCCGGCGACAGGAGGCGGTGAAAAGaagacagcagcggcacgagcgCGTCCACACAGCGCATCGCCTGCAAAGCCCCCCGGGACTACTGCACGGGTCGCGCGTCATGCGCCGCGTAGAGCTTATTTTGGTTCGGGCCTCCATGTTGTCACTTTCGTTTCGCGTGACCAGGCGCCGCACTACGTGATCGTTGTATgttctcgcttctctctttgcttTCTTCTTGTTGCTGCTTCGGGTGCATCAACGcgttctctttctcctccctcgtcCTGCGCAcgcctttccctctcccgcaCTCTGGCCAGCCCACCCCCACAGGACAGGGCTTTGGCCCGCCATCTTGCCAAGGACGGCTCCACACATTTTTgcacaccgctgctgcattTCAGTCGTCCGGGTTGCCTGGACAGCGACTTCCGCGCGGACgccgaaagaaaagagaagccgCGCGCAGAACTCACTGCGcgtacacagacacaaggacacacacaaaccTGGCCCATTTTGAAATGGGCCTCTTCTTTCGCCGATCTCCGACGGCTCTGAAGAAGGGCAAGGTGGTGCTCTTCGGCTGCAGCAATGCGGTAGGCCAGCCGCTGTCGCTCCTACTCAAGATGAACCCGCACGTAGAGGAGCTTGTGTGCTgcaacaccgccgctgacggcgaCGTGCCAGGCTCCGGCATCGCCGCAGACCTCTCTCACATAGACACATTGCCGAAAGTGCATTACGCTACCGACGAGGGGCAGTGgccggcgttgctgcgcGATGCACAGCTTATCCTTCTCTGcttcggcagcagcttcgACCTTCTACGCCAAGACAGAGACATAGCCCTCAAAGCAGCGGCTCCGACGATGCGCCGCGTCATGGCTGCCGTCGCGTCCTCTGACACAACGGGAAACGTGGCTGTCGTGTCGAGTCCTGTGAACGCCCTTACCCCGCTCTGCGCAGAGCTTCTGAAGGCGTCTGGAAAGTTTGACCCCCGAAAGCTGTTCGGCGTTACCACGCTCGACGTGATACGGACTCGGAAGCTGGTGGCAGGGGCGCTGCACATGAACCCATACGACGTGAACGTGCCCGTTGTGGgagggcgcggcggcgtgacgGCGTGCCCGCTGATTGCCCAGACTGGACTTCGTATCCCTCTTGAGGACATCGTTCGCATATCCGGCGAGGTGCAGAGCTACGGGGTACCTTTTGAGGCcgcagcgggtgcgggctcgCACGACGCATTGAGCATGGAGGTTGCACCGCCGGTGGCTCTCGGCCTCGCTTACGCCGCCTGCGACTTCTCCACGTCGCTGCTCAAGGCGCTTCGCGGCGATGTCGGAATCGTCGAGTGTGCTCTCGTGGAGTCCACGATAAGGTCCGAGACGCCGTTCTTCAGCTCACGAGTGGAGTTGGGCCGTGAGGGTGTACAGCGCATTTTTCCTATGGGCGCACTGACGTCCTATGAGCACGATCTCATTGAGGCAGCAGTGCCCGAGTTGATGAGGGATGTGCAGGCAGGGATCGAGGCTTCCACGAAGTTTTGACATCCCTGAGTGTGTCTGCCGAAGAAACGGCGGTGGACGCGAGAGGACGAGTGGGGCTCGGTAGGCGGTTGTATCCGTCTGTTGTGAGGTCTTCTCCACCCCCGCTGTCCCCGCTCGAAGCCCACGATCGCCGTTGAGTGTGTATGCCTCTCTTTGATTGTATTGGTTCCTTTTCACAAGCCTCACAGAGCGCGCACGACCGAAGGGAACAGGGCGGAGTGTTGCTGTTCTTAAATCCTTCATAGAGAAGCGCCGTTGCTGCGTGCCCGACGTGGTTTCTCTGACAAACACGAAGCCGTTACGTTGGTGATTGTCTCTGCCGTCCCCCCTTTCCCCGCCTATACGTGAGTACGTTCCGGTGTGTGCTATCTGCGGCTCCACGACGCTTGTTTGGTGCAAGGTGTTGCGGCGCTAAGACCGTCATAGCGCCGGAGACAAGGGGCACGCGCGGACACCAGGGGGGACATGACGTATCATAAGCCTCATCGCATCCGCACGGCGCGGCCAAAACACGACTCTCTCTGCCGAtcccccctttctctccgcTTTCATCTGTGCCCCTCCGCCTCTACAGGTTTCTTTCGAGAGCTTAAGCGAAAACACAGTTCACCAGCGCAGCTACATCGCAGTCCTCCTTGTACCGTACAATCTGCCTCGCCTACCCACTCTGAACACATATACCCTCATTCCGACGCCTGTTTCTGTGACTCTTCATAATGCGCCGCTCCCAGGCGTGCTTCTTCCGTGTCGCTGTGCTCGGTGCTGCCGGTGGCATCGGCCAGCCCTTGTCGCTCCTCCTCAAAAATAACAAGTACGTGAAGGAGCTGAAGCTGTACGATGTCAAGGGCGCCCCTGGTGTGGCTGCGGACCTCTCCCACATCTGCGCTCCAGCGAAGGTGAC contains:
- a CDS encoding putative malate dehydrogenase — its product is MGLFFRRSPTALKKGKVVLFGCSNAVGQPLSLLLKMNPHVEELVCCNTAADGDVPGSGIAADLSHIDTLPKVHYATDEGQWPALLRDAQLILLCFGSSFDLLRQDRDIALKAAAPTMRRVMAAVASSDTTGNVAVVSSPVNALTPLCAELLKASGKFDPRKLFGVTTLDVIRTRKLVAGALHMNPYDVNVPVVGGRGGVTACPLIAQTGLRIPLEDIVRISGEVQSYGVPFEAAAGAGSHDALSMEVAPPVALGLAYAACDFSTSLLKALRGDVGIVECALVESTIRSETPFFSSRVELGREGVQRIFPMGALTSYEHDLIEAAVPELMRDVQAGIEASTKF